The genome window GAGGCCAAAATGACCAACACGATTCAGACGGCGAAGGAACTTACCTTCGGGACGGAACTCGAGTACACGAACATCAGCCGCGAACGGGCGGTGAAAGCGATCCACAGCGTGGTCGGCGGAACGATCCACTACACCGGACGTAAAAACAAGGGTGCAATCAAACTTCATACAGAGCTTGATCTATCCGGAAATCTCCCCTGTTTTGTGATGTTGAGCAACGGGAAAATGGCGGATATTCGAGCGGCACGAGAGAACATAGTCATCGTTCCGGACAGCATCTACACCTTCGATAAGGGATACTATGATTTGAATTGGTTTCAGCACATTGCGGACAGCGGAGCGTATTTCGTTACGCGCCTCAAAGACAATGCAAAAATCGAATTCCTCGGACAGCACCGGGAGGCAAATGAAAAACGCGGGATTTTGCGGGATGAAATCGTGTGGTTCACCGGATATCAATCAGCAAGAAAATATCCCGACAAGTTGAGGCTGATTGAATTTCGGGATGAATCGACTGGAAAAGAATACTGCTTCATTACCAATAATTTCAAACTGGCGGCGGCGAGCATTGCCGGAATTTACAAACAGCGCTGGCAGATCGAAATCTTCTTCAAGTGGATCAAGCAGAATCTCAAAATCAGGAGCTTCCTTGGAACCAGTGAAAACGCCGTAATGACGCAAATCTATGTCGCGCTTATCCATTATCTTTTGGTCGCATACATCAAATTCCTGCATGGATTCAAGCTCAGTTTCACAGAATTGACGAATCGAATCCGCGAGACGCTCATGCAGAATCTTTCCCTGCTTGAAATCCTTGCTCTGGACCGCAAGACCATTGCGAAGCCGCCGGACTGGAATTTTCCCAAACAACTCGAACTTTTCAACGAGTTCCTATGCTGATTTTTTTACCGGACAGCAGAGATTGACGACACAATCTAGTTACGGCTGCATAAATTTTCTGTACAACGGATTGACAAAATCTGTTTCCATGTTATATTATTTAACTAAGAATAAATAATGGTATCGTTCCCTAACCTAAGGAGGCTTTATCATGAAACAAGTTATCCGAAAACATGCCGTAATGATGGAATATGTCATTATCGCCGTTCTGATTGCTGCTGCAGTGGTTGTGGCAGTCATTATGTTCGGCAAAAATGTATCGAAAGAAATGAATGTCGCAACACAGGCGATGAGTGATGCCAAAGGGGCGGAAACCGCACAGAAGGCCGTGGAAACTGGAACGACGTCTGATATCAAGAAAGCCAATGAGCACGAAAAATCAATGCACAATTACGACAAATAACCGGAAACGGCATGATGAAAACTGTTATTAAAAAACATGCCGTAATGATGGAGTATGTCATTATCGCCGTTCTGATTGCTGCTGCAGTGGTTGTGGCAGTCATTATGTTCGGCAAAAATGTATCGCATGAAATGAACGTTGCAACAAAATCAATGAGCGATGCAAAAGGGGCAGAAAATTATCAGTCTGAACTGAAAGGAAATTCCGCGTCTGATATAAAAAAAGCCAGCGCACATGAAAAGTCTATGCACAACTATGAAAAGTGAGCATAACGTATTTATTGAATAATGGACGAATATCTGCCGCGTTGAATCGGAAAGGTATTCGTCTTTATTAGTAAAAACGGATGTGGGAATGGAGTATCTGGCTCTCGGGAAAATTATACTGGCAACACCCTGGCTAGTTTATCTTTCAATCTGCGATTTCCGGTATCATCAGCTACCGAATCCGTGGGTATATGGCGGAATGTTGTTCATGCTGTCTGCGTCATTTGGAATTGGATTTCATTATGCGTTGGCATCATTAATCACTGCTTTTTTATCCTCGCTTTTCCTGCTTCTGCCTTTTTTTCTGCGGGCTGCCGGTGCGGGAGATGTCAAAATGCTGTTCACTGCGGGGTTGATTGCCGGACCGGGAAATACGCTCAATCTGATTCTGCTGGTTTCAATATCTGGGCTTGTACTGGCGTTGCTGATGCTGGCATTCCGCAAAGTGAATACGGCACGGTTGAAACATTATGCCCGTTGTTTATTTGATTTTCGGTATGACCTCGCAGCAGGCAGAAAGAAGCTGCCGCCGCCCGACACGGAATCTTGCCGGATTCCTTTCGGAATTGCAATTGCAGCAGGACTCTTTTTGAATCTCCTGATACAAATTTTTTTTTCAGCAGGGCGGGTGGCATGAGACGGCATTTTTTGAAAAGGTCGGAAGGCGCGGTATTGCTGGAATTTGTTTTCTGTTTTCCCATTTTATTCGTATTGTTTCTGTTCGCAGTGCAATTCGCCTACATTATGATTACATGGCATATGGTGCATTATGCCGCTTACATGGGGGCGCGTTCTGCTATGACGGTGAACAATGTTCAGCGGAAGAGCCGGGCGGAAGCCGTGGCAAAACGTGTTCTTGCCGTTGTATCAGCCTCGCCTTCAGATAGTAAGGACGCAAAGGATCGTGCAGACGACCAATATATCAAGCTTGATGGCTGGGGACGTCTGCCGAACACAAAATATCTTGATCAGCAAGTGGAGGTGGATATTCCGTTGCTGGATGTGGATCCGCGCGGCTTGAAATGCACTGTCAAATTCAAAATGCTGCTTCAGGTGCCGGTTGCTGGACGGATTATCAGTTTTTTTGCGAAAAAGGACAAAACGGAAGAAGAAAGTAAATGGCAGGAAAAACTGGAACAGCAAGCATACGCGCTTAATCCTGCCTTGCTGGGAAAGTATGCCAATGAATGGACTATAGACGAAAAAAACAAATTGAAATATCCGTATATTACCCTGTCTTCCTCCAGTGTGATCTCCATTCCTTATGCAACCAAGTATTACCCCTTGACACGATGAATTATACTCGGACAACAGTTTTTTCCGTTTTTACCGGACGCTGCCGGGAGCTGGCATCCGATAGTAAAGGCGCGGCATTGGCAATCACTCTTGCATTTATTATGCCGGTTTATCTGTTGGTTATCGGAATTTACGGAATCGGAGAGATTGTACGAAACAAAATCGAACTTCAGAATGCAGCAGATGCCGCGGCATATTCCGCGTCCGTTGTGCAGGCGGATTATCTCAGCCGAATTGCAACGGTCAACAAGGCGATGGCCTGGACGTATGTCGATTTGCAGAAGCGCTCTCTCGACCTCGCCATGGCAGTTTTCAGCGAGTATGTCTTTACCCAGTTTCAGAAAGATCTCAACAATGCGAGACAACGGAACACTCCGTGTTGCATGCACGTTCCCGGCGTGCATTACAATTGCGGCACGGATATTCTGGTACTGGATCCGGTTCTGTGGCTCTCCGGAACCGGTGTCTCCATCCCTGAGCTTGCCCGCGAATTCAACGGACAGGGGTTCCTCGCCCGTTTTCTTCTGACACAGATCATTTTTACATCCATAGCTGAAGTTCAGGGTAAGGGGACTGTTGCCAATACTCCGAAAGTCATCAAATACAGCATCGCCATTACGAAGATGATGTCTAAGATGAACAAGCTTCGGGAAGAATATCCGAAAAAAGTCAAGGAAGTCGCATGGCAGGTCGCAGTTGCCAATATGATGGAATGCAAAGATGATTACATGATGAACATCACAGTTGGCGACTCCATGCCCGCATTTCTTCCCATGATGGGGACAGAGGAAAATGAAAAAACATTTATCTCATTCGCCGACCCGACTCTGAAAGATTTTTCCCCGAAAAAAGTATTCGGTCCCGGCACGGATGACTGGATTGTCCGGAAAAGCATTCCCGGTTTCTGGCGAGTTTACCGCCAGACCAAAACTCATCTTTATGCAAAGTGGGACTGGTTCTGGACCCGCTGGGTACATATCAATCTTCTGTTTGTCCAGCTTCACATGCCCCCTTTTTTCCCTGGTGGAAGTTACGATCATAAACATCCGGAATACCATGGATACGACAGTTTTTTCCCTTACATCAAAAAAGATCTGCCGATAGGCCTAGCTGTTCCTCCGGCAATTCCGCTGACGCTTCTCCCGACATTTTTTGGAAAATCTGGCTCCATTACCGTGGCCATTGCCCGTAAAACAAGCAATCCGTTTTCCGTGTACAGCTGGGGCGGTGGACGTTCCTTGACTGCATCATCAATCCTTTCCGCATTCAATCCCAGCGTTGCCGGTGGATATCGTCCGGAGTATATGTGTGCCATTGCCTCCGCACGTGCCGGCTACAAACTGTATGAAAAGGACAAGGAGAAAAAATATAAGAGTGCCGACTACAACCTCGGTTACACATCAGTGAGCGGCAAGGAAGCATGGAATCTGGTTGAAACAGACTGGGACGGGGTCATGTTGCCTGTCAAACATGCATGGGATCTTTGCGCCGGTGCAGGTCACGCGCAGACGTTCACAATCAGTACAGGTGGAAACATTCTGAAATCCATTATGACCGATAAGAAAAACTGGATCGACAAGGATGGCAAAAAAATCGAGGAAAACAAATTGCCAGATTGGGAAAAACTCAAACCGCCCGCCGGTTTGGTCAAAGATGGCAAGGAAGACAAAGACAACAAACTGCAATGGGATAAACTGCGAGATTATCTGGGACACTGACCATGAAAATACATGATTGGAACACATTTTCAAATAGGGGTTCCGTCCTGATGGAATTTGTGCTTGTTCTACCAGTTTACATGGCAGTGATTGGCGGCATTCTGTGGCTGGGGTTGAAATCTTTGGATGCAGTCAACCTGCGGTCTGCGGACCATTGGGGAGTCTGGATGGCAGGCAATCGTTTTTCGGTACGTACACCGGCAATAGTCGCACTTCGGGACATGTTTCCCCGATCAAGTATCATTTGGGCTTCGCAAAAACGCTATCTGCTTGATGAGCATTCTTTTCTTCAGTTCATCGGTTCAAAAACAACCCTGATGCAAACACGTCCGGAGTATTTGGACAATTGGATCAACATGCCTTATTCCGTCCGTGGGGAAAGCAAACCGGTCTCCATTCCGGAATTCCAGATCACCTCGTCTCGCTACGGCAATGAATTCACGCAGTGCATTATCATGCGTACTAAAGGCTCTCGCACCTCAAAACGGCACTGGGATTCAAGTTTGGTGGCAAAGCATGAAATCTGGAAATTCGACTCCAAAGACGCAGAATATCCGAAAGAATGGAAACTGGATCTTCTGAAAAATCCCAAGCATACGGACGATGCCAAGGAACAAGAAAAAGAACCAGAAAAAATCAAGTTCTATGAACGATACGGGAAATTCGAAACATGGAGTACTCCTCAGTGAAACATTTCCGGCTTTATTGTGCGGTCGCCCTGCTGGTGTTTTTCTGCGGAACTGGCACACTGCTGTTTCTGCGGCAAACTCCGGATCGAAAAACTGTTCCGGTGCAGATGCAGATACAGAAAAAGACGCAGATTCATGATACGCCGATACGGCATAGATTGCCGCCGTTGCGTCTTCCGCCGGGAGCAAGGGCAACCCCCTGTGCAGCAAACAGCTGGGAATATTCTGGAGAAGTCAATGTCAATTTCGTTTCCGCGCGTGGCAGACTCAGTTCCTGGTTTCAGAATCAATCCTGGCTGCCTGAACGGAAAATTACACTGGATGAAAGCCTGAACCCGAAAGTTATCCTGACTTTTTCCTGTCCACAATATGAACTGACTCTGCTGATATGGAAAATCAATACGGATCTGACCGGTTTTTCTTATCGCCGAGATATAAAAAATGAACCTTCCGGAGGTATTACGGAATGAATGACAACGCTTCTTTTCTTGTTTTATTTCTTGCACCCGTCAAGGATTTTCTTGCCGATGACAAAGTTTCCGAAATCCTGATCAACGGTCCGAACCAGATCTATATTGAACGTGGCGGACGGCTGGAAGAGACTGCCGCACATTTTACTGGCGAAGCCCAGCTGAAAGCAGCGGCAGTCAACATCGCCAAATCAGTGGACCGCCAGCTTGACGAGATGCACCCAGATCTGGATGCGCGCCTACCGGACGGGTCCCGTGTTCACGCCACGATTCCCCCCGTCAGCCGCTGCGGTACCATCATTTCCATTCGTAAATTCAAAAAAGAGATGCTGACCATCGATAAGCTGGAACAATTCGGCAGTGTTCCGAAAGAAGGCGCTCAAATTCTGAACGCCATCGTCAAACTGCGTAAAAATACAATTGTCTCCGGCGGAACATCGTCGGGTAAAACCTCCGTTCTAAATGCATTGAGCGGTCTGATCCCGGAAAAGGACCGGATTCTAGTTCTTGAAGATGCCAGCGAACTTCAGCTTCAACAGAAACACTGTGTCTACTTTGAAACCCGCAAGCCGGACAAGAACGGACAGGGCGAATTTTCCATTCGCGATCTGGTGATCGCGTCTCTGCGTCTACGTCCCGACCGTCTGGTCATTGGTGAAATCCGTGGCGGAGAAGCGCTCGACCTTCTTCAGGCAATGAACACCGGGCATTCCGGTTCTATGTCAACTATTCATGCCAACAGTCCGTTGGATGCGCTCAGCCGTATGGAAACCTGCG of Victivallis lenta contains these proteins:
- a CDS encoding pilus assembly protein TadG-related protein, with the protein product MDYRRKKQIEISVYYPVFLQCDLHSLCNQVLPLDTMNYTRTTVFSVFTGRCRELASDSKGAALAITLAFIMPVYLLVIGIYGIGEIVRNKIELQNAADAAAYSASVVQADYLSRIATVNKAMAWTYVDLQKRSLDLAMAVFSEYVFTQFQKDLNNARQRNTPCCMHVPGVHYNCGTDILVLDPVLWLSGTGVSIPELAREFNGQGFLARFLLTQIIFTSIAEVQGKGTVANTPKVIKYSIAITKMMSKMNKLREEYPKKVKEVAWQVAVANMMECKDDYMMNITVGDSMPAFLPMMGTEENEKTFISFADPTLKDFSPKKVFGPGTDDWIVRKSIPGFWRVYRQTKTHLYAKWDWFWTRWVHINLLFVQLHMPPFFPGGSYDHKHPEYHGYDSFFPYIKKDLPIGLAVPPAIPLTLLPTFFGKSGSITVAIARKTSNPFSVYSWGGGRSLTASSILSAFNPSVAGGYRPEYMCAIASARAGYKLYEKDKEKKYKSADYNLGYTSVSGKEAWNLVETDWDGVMLPVKHAWDLCAGAGHAQTFTISTGGNILKSIMTDKKNWIDKDGKKIEENKLPDWEKLKPPAGLVKDGKEDKDNKLQWDKLRDYLGH
- a CDS encoding IS4 family transposase — translated: EAKMTNTIQTAKELTFGTELEYTNISRERAVKAIHSVVGGTIHYTGRKNKGAIKLHTELDLSGNLPCFVMLSNGKMADIRAARENIVIVPDSIYTFDKGYYDLNWFQHIADSGAYFVTRLKDNAKIEFLGQHREANEKRGILRDEIVWFTGYQSARKYPDKLRLIEFRDESTGKEYCFITNNFKLAAASIAGIYKQRWQIEIFFKWIKQNLKIRSFLGTSENAVMTQIYVALIHYLLVAYIKFLHGFKLSFTELTNRIRETLMQNLSLLEILALDRKTIAKPPDWNFPKQLELFNEFLC
- a CDS encoding TadE/TadG family type IV pilus assembly protein; translation: MRRHFLKRSEGAVLLEFVFCFPILFVLFLFAVQFAYIMITWHMVHYAAYMGARSAMTVNNVQRKSRAEAVAKRVLAVVSASPSDSKDAKDRADDQYIKLDGWGRLPNTKYLDQQVEVDIPLLDVDPRGLKCTVKFKMLLQVPVAGRIISFFAKKDKTEEESKWQEKLEQQAYALNPALLGKYANEWTIDEKNKLKYPYITLSSSSVISIPYATKYYPLTR
- a CDS encoding CpaF family protein; the encoded protein is MNDNASFLVLFLAPVKDFLADDKVSEILINGPNQIYIERGGRLEETAAHFTGEAQLKAAAVNIAKSVDRQLDEMHPDLDARLPDGSRVHATIPPVSRCGTIISIRKFKKEMLTIDKLEQFGSVPKEGAQILNAIVKLRKNTIVSGGTSSGKTSVLNALSGLIPEKDRILVLEDASELQLQQKHCVYFETRKPDKNGQGEFSIRDLVIASLRLRPDRLVIGEIRGGEALDLLQAMNTGHSGSMSTIHANSPLDALSRMETCAIMSGINFPLNAIRMQVASAINCVVHTMRLPDGARKIVEIAEVLPLEQGEYRIRPLMQWKTEAIGEDGCVSGRFILGEPPSFRSNAEIMHLELPEYK
- a CDS encoding A24 family peptidase, with the translated sequence MEYLALGKIILATPWLVYLSICDFRYHQLPNPWVYGGMLFMLSASFGIGFHYALASLITAFLSSLFLLLPFFLRAAGAGDVKMLFTAGLIAGPGNTLNLILLVSISGLVLALLMLAFRKVNTARLKHYARCLFDFRYDLAAGRKKLPPPDTESCRIPFGIAIAAGLFLNLLIQIFFSAGRVA